A window of the Phragmites australis chromosome 20, lpPhrAust1.1, whole genome shotgun sequence genome harbors these coding sequences:
- the LOC133901151 gene encoding uncharacterized protein LOC133901151 isoform X1, translated as MEHLGVFVNLLHRKIRSKAMRSPSLLSQCLAGLLSHDRAAAHCVNIVQEREPHLPSPAVEIVPSKNVHPYKYAGENIEMHGMNIFKGKISVVDIVGLPKSDIVTSKGEGPLKCWESSIDLVNVLKDEIRDGLLTFRSKRVLELGCGYGLPGIFACLKGASTVHFQDPSAETIRCKTIPNVLANLEQAQDKQSHHQGSPLTPSRQQLPQDIHFYAGEWEELHTVLSVIQEDEVDALSGVGLGFCEDDLLDGYNSQDGNNICHETSSRQSRKLSGSRAWERGNETCTGDGGYDIVLVNEIPYSASSLQNLYSLIKKCLRPPYGVMYLAARKNYIGSSSAVRQLRALVDEEGAFGVHLVSEPPEREIWKLFFK; from the exons ATGGAACATTTGGGTGTATTTGTCAATCTCCTCCACCG AAAGATCAGAAGCAAGGCAATGCGGTCACCGTCTCTGCTCTCGCAGTGCCTGGCTGGTTTGTTGTCTCATGACAGGGCTGCAGCCCACTGCGTCAACATCGTACAAGAGAGGGAGCCGCACCTGCCTTCGCCAGCGGTTGAGATTGTCCCATCAAAG AATGTTCATCCATACAAGTACGCAGGCGAGAATATTGAAATGCACGGCATGAATATATTCAAG GGAAAGATCAGTGTTGTTGATATTGTTGGGCTACCTAAGTCAGATATTGTAACATCAAAAGGTGAAG GGCCTTTGAAATGCTGGGAGAGTTCAATTGATCTAGTAAATGTACTTAAGGATGAGATCCGTGATGGGCTTTTGACATTCAGAAGCAAACGGGTTTTAGAG CTTGGCTGTGGATACGGGCTTCCTGGCATATTTGCATGCCTGAAG GGAGCTTCGACAGTTCATTTTCAGGATCCTAGTGCTGAAACAATAAGGTGCAAAACAATACCCAATGTACTTGCTAACCTTGAACAGGCTCAAGACAAGCAGAGTCACCATCAAGGAAGCCCCCTTACTCCATCTCGGCAACAACTACCTCAAGATATCCATTTCTATGCCGGGGAGTGGGAGGAGCTTCACACAGTTCTGTCAGTAATTCAGGAGGACGAGGTGGATGCATTATCAGGTGTAGGGCTAGGTTTCTGTGAAGATGACCTTTTGGATGGATATAACAGCCAGGATGGGAACAATATTTGCCATGAAACTTCGTCGAGGCAATCAAGAAAACTATCAGGCAGCCGTGCATGGGAGAGGGGAAATGAGACTTGCACTGGAGATGGTGGATATGACATAGTGTTAGTCAATGAGATCCCTTACTCTGCAAGTTCTCTTCAAAATCTCTATTCGCTCATAAAAAAG tGCCTGCGGCCACCATATGGAGTTATGTATCTTGCTGCAAGGAAGAACTACATCGGTTCAAGCAGCGCGGTGCGGCAGTTGCGAGCATTGGTGGATGAAGAAGGTGCATTTGGCGTGCACCTTGTCTCTGAGCCCCCTGAGAGGGAGATCTGGAAACTCTTCTTCAAATAG
- the LOC133901151 gene encoding uncharacterized protein LOC133901151 isoform X2 — protein MRSPSLLSQCLAGLLSHDRAAAHCVNIVQEREPHLPSPAVEIVPSKNVHPYKYAGENIEMHGMNIFKGKISVVDIVGLPKSDIVTSKGEGPLKCWESSIDLVNVLKDEIRDGLLTFRSKRVLELGCGYGLPGIFACLKGASTVHFQDPSAETIRCKTIPNVLANLEQAQDKQSHHQGSPLTPSRQQLPQDIHFYAGEWEELHTVLSVIQEDEVDALSGVGLGFCEDDLLDGYNSQDGNNICHETSSRQSRKLSGSRAWERGNETCTGDGGYDIVLVNEIPYSASSLQNLYSLIKKCLRPPYGVMYLAARKNYIGSSSAVRQLRALVDEEGAFGVHLVSEPPEREIWKLFFK, from the exons ATGCGGTCACCGTCTCTGCTCTCGCAGTGCCTGGCTGGTTTGTTGTCTCATGACAGGGCTGCAGCCCACTGCGTCAACATCGTACAAGAGAGGGAGCCGCACCTGCCTTCGCCAGCGGTTGAGATTGTCCCATCAAAG AATGTTCATCCATACAAGTACGCAGGCGAGAATATTGAAATGCACGGCATGAATATATTCAAG GGAAAGATCAGTGTTGTTGATATTGTTGGGCTACCTAAGTCAGATATTGTAACATCAAAAGGTGAAG GGCCTTTGAAATGCTGGGAGAGTTCAATTGATCTAGTAAATGTACTTAAGGATGAGATCCGTGATGGGCTTTTGACATTCAGAAGCAAACGGGTTTTAGAG CTTGGCTGTGGATACGGGCTTCCTGGCATATTTGCATGCCTGAAG GGAGCTTCGACAGTTCATTTTCAGGATCCTAGTGCTGAAACAATAAGGTGCAAAACAATACCCAATGTACTTGCTAACCTTGAACAGGCTCAAGACAAGCAGAGTCACCATCAAGGAAGCCCCCTTACTCCATCTCGGCAACAACTACCTCAAGATATCCATTTCTATGCCGGGGAGTGGGAGGAGCTTCACACAGTTCTGTCAGTAATTCAGGAGGACGAGGTGGATGCATTATCAGGTGTAGGGCTAGGTTTCTGTGAAGATGACCTTTTGGATGGATATAACAGCCAGGATGGGAACAATATTTGCCATGAAACTTCGTCGAGGCAATCAAGAAAACTATCAGGCAGCCGTGCATGGGAGAGGGGAAATGAGACTTGCACTGGAGATGGTGGATATGACATAGTGTTAGTCAATGAGATCCCTTACTCTGCAAGTTCTCTTCAAAATCTCTATTCGCTCATAAAAAAG tGCCTGCGGCCACCATATGGAGTTATGTATCTTGCTGCAAGGAAGAACTACATCGGTTCAAGCAGCGCGGTGCGGCAGTTGCGAGCATTGGTGGATGAAGAAGGTGCATTTGGCGTGCACCTTGTCTCTGAGCCCCCTGAGAGGGAGATCTGGAAACTCTTCTTCAAATAG
- the LOC133902338 gene encoding uncharacterized protein LOC133902338 has product MELYNDPAMSLIRSEVTGTVEAVQTSKNILYGRKAIVIASGAWTRSLLHNFLEPTLTLDIPVKPRKGHLLVLEKFDKVKLNHGLMEVGYVDHEVAKSNSIPLASGSDEDEHGVSSISMTATLDAKGNLVLGSSREFKGFSREVDKSIVKCIWDRAGEFFPALKNVPLNIDQNTQIRIGHRPYMPDGRPVIGFVPDLPNVLIATGHEGSGLTLALGTAEMVTDMIIENPGKVDYSPFSIRHRFSG; this is encoded by the exons ATGGAGCTCTATAATGATCCTGCCATGTCATTAATAAG ATCAGAAGTTACTGGGACAGTTGAAGCTGTCCAAACTTCCAAAAACATCTTGTATGGCAGAAAAGCTATTGTAATTGCTTCTGGTGCATGGACTCGATCCTTATTGCATAATTTTCTAGAACCTACTTTGACATTGGATATTCCTGTCAAGCCAAGAAAG GGTCATCTGCTTGTGTTGGAGAAATTTGACAAGGTTAAGCTAAATCATGGCCTAATGGAGGTAGGATATGTAGACCACGAAGTTGCTAAGTCAAATAGCATACCCTTGGCTTCAGGATCTGATGAAGATGAGCATGGTGTGTCATCTATATCGATGACAGCAACGCTAGATGCAAAGGGCAATTTAGTTCTAG GAAGCAGCCGGGAGTTCAAAGGATTTTCGAGGGAGGTTGATAAGTCCATCGTTAAGTGCATATGGGACCGTGCAGGGGAGTTCTTTCCTGCACTGAAGAATGTTCCTCTTAATATTGATCAGAACACACAAATCAGAATCGGGCACCGCCCCTATA TGCCTGATGGAAGGCCAGTTATTGGCTTTGTTCCTGATTTGCCTAATGTTTTGATTGCTACAGGACATGAAGGAAGTGGTCTTACTTTG GCACTAGGCACTGCTGAAATGGTCACGGATATGATCATTGAAAATCCTGGAAAAGTTGACTACTCACCTTTCTCCATCAGACATAGATTTTCAG Gttga
- the LOC133901154 gene encoding uncharacterized protein LOC133901154 isoform X1, producing MDAALAFSSSAQSPNPMRFSPSATASPSSRVHQRLSVWGPRRGRPLLALRSQAPAAAAAVSHHDVVVVGAGIVGLAIARHLLLHTPLSVAVADAAVPCSGATGAGQGYIWMSHRTPGSDTWELAVRSKQLWEELAAEVDGQEGGGARERLGWMRTESEMPLSILLRKLISWENFGRAGHIGGKDQGSVSGWHTCGVLVCLFIACIRAGTECWKSCWCYVLASRLPD from the exons ATGGACGCCGCcctcgccttctcctcctcggcTCAGAGCCCTAACCCCATGCGCTTCTCTCCCTCCGCCACTGCCTCGCCGTCCTCGCGCGTCCACCAGCGCCTCTCCGTCTGGGGCCCTCGGCGCGGGCGCCCGCTCCTCGCGCTCCGGTCCCAGGcccccgcggccgcggccgccgtctCCCACCACGACGTGGTCGTCGTGGGCGCCGGGATCGTGGGGCTCGCGATCgcgcgccacctcctcctccacaccCCGCTCTCCGTCGCAGTCGCAGACGCCGCCGTCCCCTGCTCCGGCGCCACCGGCGCGG GACAGGGCTACATATGGATGTCGCACCGGACGCCCGGGAGTGACACGTGGGAGCTGGCGGTGCGGAGCAAGCAGCTGTGGGAGGAGCTCGCGGCGGAGGTCGACGGCCAGGAGGGCGGCGGTGCGCGGGAGCGGCTGGGGTGGATGAGGACAG AAAGTGAAATGCCACTATCAATTTTGTTAAGGAAGCTTATTAGTTGGGAGAACTTTGGAAGAGCTGGCCACATTGGAGGAAAGGACCAAGGCTCTGTCTCAGGCTGGCATACATGCGGAGTTCTTGTCTGCCTCTTCATTGCATGCATTAGAGCCGGCACTGAGTGTTGGAAAAGCTGCTGGTGCTATGTTCTTGCCTCAAGACTGCCAGATTGA
- the LOC133901154 gene encoding uncharacterized protein LOC133901154 isoform X2 has translation MDAALAFSSSAQSPNPMRFSPSATASPSSRVHQRLSVWGPRRGRPLLALRSQAPAAAAAVSHHDVVVVGAGIVGLAIARHLLLHTPLSVAVADAAVPCSGATGAGQGYIWMSHRTPGSDTWELAVRSKQLWEELAAEVDGQEGGGARERLGWMRTAY, from the exons ATGGACGCCGCcctcgccttctcctcctcggcTCAGAGCCCTAACCCCATGCGCTTCTCTCCCTCCGCCACTGCCTCGCCGTCCTCGCGCGTCCACCAGCGCCTCTCCGTCTGGGGCCCTCGGCGCGGGCGCCCGCTCCTCGCGCTCCGGTCCCAGGcccccgcggccgcggccgccgtctCCCACCACGACGTGGTCGTCGTGGGCGCCGGGATCGTGGGGCTCGCGATCgcgcgccacctcctcctccacaccCCGCTCTCCGTCGCAGTCGCAGACGCCGCCGTCCCCTGCTCCGGCGCCACCGGCGCGG GACAGGGCTACATATGGATGTCGCACCGGACGCCCGGGAGTGACACGTGGGAGCTGGCGGTGCGGAGCAAGCAGCTGTGGGAGGAGCTCGCGGCGGAGGTCGACGGCCAGGAGGGCGGCGGTGCGCGGGAGCGGCTGGGGTGGATGAGGACAG CTTATTAG